In the genome of Desertifilum tharense IPPAS B-1220, the window CTACTTGTAGAGGATGATGAATCGCTGGCGAACATTCTCCTAGAGGCACTGGTTGCCCATCACTATACAGTGAATGCGGCAATGGATGGCTTAACCGCTTGGAACCTCGTCCAAGCCGATCGCTACGATCTGCTCTTGCTGGATATTATGGTTCCTAAGCTGGATGGAATTAGCCTCTGTCGCCAAATTCGGACTGCGGGCTATCAAATGCCGATCTTGCTGCTAACGGCTAAAGATAGTAGTAGCGATCGCGTTTTAGGCTTAGAAGCCGGGGCTGATGATTATGTCGTCAAGCCTTTTGCGCTGCAAGAGTTAATCGCCCGCATCCGGGCATTATTACGGCGATCGAAAGTGACGGCTTCAGCTATCCTCAATTGGGATTCTTTGTTGCTGAACTCGGAAACTGGAGAAGTAACTTATCAAGAAAAACTTCTCCACCTGACGCCGAAAGAGTACCATCTGTTGGAAGTGTTTTTGCAAAATCCCCAGCGGATTTTTAGTCGCAGCGCCTTATTAGATCGAATTTGGGCGGTGGGGGAATCTCCTGGAGAAGAAGCGGTGACAACCCAAATTAAGGGGTTACGCCAAAAACTCAAAGCCGCAGGCATTCAAGCCGAAGTGATTGAAACCGTGTATGGCATGGGGTATCGCCTGAAAAGTGCCCCTTCGGAAAAGCCGCAGCCCGAAAAACCGAAAAAACAGCAGGTAGAAGCCAAACTCCAGACGATTGTGGCGCAGATGTGGGAACCCCTGCAAAAGAGTTTACCGGCTAAACTGGCGGTGATTGAAGCGGCGATCGCGGCAATTGCTGAGGGTTCGCTGCAACCCCAACTCCAGCAACAAGCCCAAGATACTGCCCATCGACTGGCAGGGACTTTACTCACGTTTGGATTGTCAGAAAGCGGTCAGGTGATGCAGGATGTGGAAACGATTCTGCGCGTGTCTGTTATCGATCCGAATGTGGCGACGGCTTTACAGCAAAAGGTTGAGTTTCTCAAGCAACAGATGCAACTGCGCGAGCTGCAACCTAGCAATCGATCCCAAACTTCCCTCATTTTAGCCCTTGAGAGCGATCGCGATTTAACCCAACAATTACAAGCCCAAAGTCCCCAATGGGGTATCCGTCTAGAAGTCATTCACCAACCCGAAGCCGCCAAAACGGCGATCGCCAAGTTTTCTCCCCAAGCCCTATTATTGAATCTAGAAATCGTTTCCGATTTAGACCAAGGATTGAACCTGCTCATCCAACTCAAGCAAGACTATCCTCATTTACCAATTTTGGCGATCGCCTCCTCAACCAACCTCAGTACCCGCCTGCAAGTTGCCCATTTGGGAGGATGCACCTTTTTGCAAAAACCCCTCGCCTTAACCGCAATCTTTCAAGCCCTGCAAAAAGCCCTAACGCCCTTCCGTCTCTCAGAATCTAAAATCTTAATGGTCGATCGCGATCGGCAACTGCTGCAAGATTTACAAACCCGATTAGAACCTTGGGACTTGCAGATTACCACCCTAACCGAAGCCGCCATCTTTTGGGACGTTCTAGAAACCACCCAACCCGATTTATTAATTCTCGATCGAGAAATGCCTGATTACAGCGGCATCGAGTTATGTCAGATTGTTCGCAACGATGCCCAATGGGGACAACTTCCCATCGTCATTTTATCAAGCCGCACCGATCCCCAAATGCTCGATCGCATCTTTAGCGCCGGAGCCGATGACTGTATCCAAAAACCGATTGTGGGAGTAGAATTCACTTCGCGCATTCTCAACCGCATTAAACGCACCCACATGCGCCGCCAACTCCCCCACCTACAAGGAATACGAACCGAAGCTAAACCCAATCGTGCATCTATCTGGTAGGGTGCGTTGAAACGCTACTTATTCGCCAGCACCCCAGCTTGGAGGTTCAATGCTTTTACCGTCCATTCCCCAATCTGGCGCATAGACTCCTGCTGTAATTAATCGATGCAGACTAGAAAACGGCCAGTGTTGAGGAGCCTGACATAGCCCGTGCGCGACAGGATTATAGTGAATATAGTCGCAATGCCGAGCAAAATCCTCTTCATCGCGAATTAAATGCTCCCAAAACCGCCGTTGCCAAAGATTCCGTTCGCCTCGCTTTTGTCGAGAGGCTGAAACCGCTAAAGGAAGAGCAAGCTGATTCCCGCATTGCTTGGTAACAAAGCTTTTGATTAAACGCAATCGAGTTGAAAAATCGCTATCTCCTGGTGGCAATGTCCAAATACAGTGAAAATGATCGTGCATCAGTACAAATGCATCAATTGAAAAAGGGTACTGCTGGCGCACCGATTTAATTGCTTCACGAAGAGCAGTACGAGCCAGTTCGCTGCATAGCCAAGGTTGACGTTGATATGTAACTTGAGTAATAAAGTAAGTACCGCCAGCAACATAGGGTCGTCTGTAATTGGGCATCCGAATCATAGATGGGTTGTACCCATAGAATGCCCATATGTAGGGTGCGTTAAAACGCACCCTACGAAATGCGATCGCACTTGCATTCAAACATCATACCCAACCGCGCACCTCAGCATCAGTAAGCGATCGCTCTAACTTCAGATACTCGCTCTTAGAAGCCTGTAGAATATGTTTCATCATCACCGCTTCCCCCGCTTCGGCTGCTAGAAATGCTGCATTTAAGGCAATATTGCGGATATTTCCCCCCGCTACATTCAACCGTCCTAACTTATCGGGATCTAACCCTTCTGAGGGAGTACGGCTGGGAAAAATTCTCTGCCAGATTTCCGCCCTCGCTTTGGCGTCTGGGAACGGAAATGGCACTACAAACCGGATGCGACGCAGAAACGCTTGATCTAAAGACCCTTTGAGGTTTGTGGTTAAAATCGCTAAACCTTGATAAGCTTCCATGCGTTGCAACAGATAGCTGACCTCAACATTAGCATGACGGTCATGACTATCTTTAACCTCAGTTCGCTTACCAAATAAGGCATCGGCTTCATCAAATAGGAGAATAGCACCCCCCGTTTCTGCTGCATCAAAGATGCGCCGTAAGTTCTTCTCCGTTTCCCCAATATACTTACTCACCACTGCACTGAGATCGATGCGATATAAGTCGAGGCGCAACTCTTGGGCGAGAACTTCCGCCGCCATTGTTTTCCCGGTACCTGATGCGCCAGAAAACAAAGCGCTAATGCCTAAACCGCGCCCTCCCTTAGCTGCAAACCCCCACTGTTCGTAAACCTTAGCCCGTTGGCGAACATGGGCGCTAATATCTTTGAGGATCTGCCGTTGTTGTTCGGGTAAGACTAAATCTTGCCAGGATGCGGTAGCTTCAATGCGTTGGGCTAAGTCATCTAGACGCGGGCGGGCCATTGTCCGACAAATATCCCATAATTGATGGTCAATGGGAGCTTCAGACTGTCCCCTCTCTCCCTGGAGTTTGAGACAAGCTGTGAGAATTGCAGAGTTGCTGAGTTGAAAATGAGACGCTAAAGTCTCAACTTGTCCATTCAATTCCGCCGCAGTTGTACCGAGGTGAGCGTGCCACAGGTTGAGTTGTTCGCTGTGGGTGAGGGGGGGGACATCCAGGGCGATCGCGGGGCGTTGTCGGGCGTGCTGGCGCGCTTGGGTGCTAAGAATCAGGGGGCTATTGAGATTATCGATCCATTGTGCGATCGCCAATTCTCGCAGCGGATCGCCTGGGTTCGCTTCATCGCAGTCAAGCAACAAGGCGCTATGGGTTAAGAGGGCTTCGCGAAACCATCGCTGCATCAGATAATGCAATTCGCGAGTATCTGTGGGGAGAACAGACGCATCCATGACGCTGAGATTGAAGCCTACCCTAGCACAGGCAGTAGAGGCGATCGCAGATTTCGCCGTCACCTCCGCACCACACAGTTGCACTACAGGAAAGTAAGTTCCGTTAGACCAACTAAAAACAATCTGTTCTGCTAGCTTTTCATAGGAAGGCGGCAGATAACTAGAGGATGCAGGCGGCATTGGCTTTACAATACCAGCAAGCCGTTCATCCCAAGACGGTTCCTCTAACAGATAGCACAGAATCCGTTTATCGATACGTACAGGAGACTGGGTGAACGTTTGTCCCTTACCCATTTCTACCAGTTGCCAGCGGTGTAAGGGATTTTGATAGGCTAAAACGCTCCAATGGCTTTGCGGGAAGATCGACAAAGCTAAACTGAACGTTGGGTAATTGGAGTCTCGGTTTCCTTGAGCTTCAGCACAAAGCAGGGCAAAGTTGGGGTCTAATTCCATGCCCGCACATAACAGCAGAATATCTCGTTCAAAGGCGGAGAGGTTAAAAAGCGTCGATAGCTGTTCTAAAGCTGGAGGAACGACTATCTCCGGGTTTTCAGGTGGCGCTTGGGGGCGAGAAATCCGACCTTCTAAACGTTGACGCACGCGCTCAACTGCGGCGAGTAACCCTTGAAAATTCGTTTGATACCTTGAGGAAGGTGCTGAAACATCCATGCTTTTTCTGAGGC includes:
- a CDS encoding response regulator transcription factor produces the protein MKLLLVEDDESLANILLEALVAHHYTVNAAMDGLTAWNLVQADRYDLLLLDIMVPKLDGISLCRQIRTAGYQMPILLLTAKDSSSDRVLGLEAGADDYVVKPFALQELIARIRALLRRSKVTASAILNWDSLLLNSETGEVTYQEKLLHLTPKEYHLLEVFLQNPQRIFSRSALLDRIWAVGESPGEEAVTTQIKGLRQKLKAAGIQAEVIETVYGMGYRLKSAPSEKPQPEKPKKQQVEAKLQTIVAQMWEPLQKSLPAKLAVIEAAIAAIAEGSLQPQLQQQAQDTAHRLAGTLLTFGLSESGQVMQDVETILRVSVIDPNVATALQQKVEFLKQQMQLRELQPSNRSQTSLILALESDRDLTQQLQAQSPQWGIRLEVIHQPEAAKTAIAKFSPQALLLNLEIVSDLDQGLNLLIQLKQDYPHLPILAIASSTNLSTRLQVAHLGGCTFLQKPLALTAIFQALQKALTPFRLSESKILMVDRDRQLLQDLQTRLEPWDLQITTLTEAAIFWDVLETTQPDLLILDREMPDYSGIELCQIVRNDAQWGQLPIVILSSRTDPQMLDRIFSAGADDCIQKPIVGVEFTSRILNRIKRTHMRRQLPHLQGIRTEAKPNRASIW
- a CDS encoding ATP-binding protein, which gives rise to MDVSAPSSRYQTNFQGLLAAVERVRQRLEGRISRPQAPPENPEIVVPPALEQLSTLFNLSAFERDILLLCAGMELDPNFALLCAEAQGNRDSNYPTFSLALSIFPQSHWSVLAYQNPLHRWQLVEMGKGQTFTQSPVRIDKRILCYLLEEPSWDERLAGIVKPMPPASSSYLPPSYEKLAEQIVFSWSNGTYFPVVQLCGAEVTAKSAIASTACARVGFNLSVMDASVLPTDTRELHYLMQRWFREALLTHSALLLDCDEANPGDPLRELAIAQWIDNLNSPLILSTQARQHARQRPAIALDVPPLTHSEQLNLWHAHLGTTAAELNGQVETLASHFQLSNSAILTACLKLQGERGQSEAPIDHQLWDICRTMARPRLDDLAQRIEATASWQDLVLPEQQRQILKDISAHVRQRAKVYEQWGFAAKGGRGLGISALFSGASGTGKTMAAEVLAQELRLDLYRIDLSAVVSKYIGETEKNLRRIFDAAETGGAILLFDEADALFGKRTEVKDSHDRHANVEVSYLLQRMEAYQGLAILTTNLKGSLDQAFLRRIRFVVPFPFPDAKARAEIWQRIFPSRTPSEGLDPDKLGRLNVAGGNIRNIALNAAFLAAEAGEAVMMKHILQASKSEYLKLERSLTDAEVRGWV
- a CDS encoding transposase, with amino-acid sequence MPNYRRPYVAGGTYFITQVTYQRQPWLCSELARTALREAIKSVRQQYPFSIDAFVLMHDHFHCIWTLPPGDSDFSTRLRLIKSFVTKQCGNQLALPLAVSASRQKRGERNLWQRRFWEHLIRDEEDFARHCDYIHYNPVAHGLCQAPQHWPFSSLHRLITAGVYAPDWGMDGKSIEPPSWGAGE